From Gammaproteobacteria bacterium, a single genomic window includes:
- a CDS encoding conserved hypothetical protein (Evidence 4 : Unknown function but conserved in other organisms), giving the protein MEHRITALMVASRNNHIGAVDFLLSEGANVHARTTDETTALMIASEHGYLGIVQTLLANKADPNAKRNDGVTALMMASRNGHLEVVHALLAKGNNVNAKMSDGITALILAAERGHSKIVQALLSAGAQINDKTFDCRTVQSSSNNRYVVSDLLDAAEHGDVGRIASLLSYGIPIDSTQDRDLTALMIASHNGHLDVVKALIERNVSINARMSDGATALMAAAAYGYLEVVEMLLHHGADVNIKMIDGETALIVAAEYGRLNTIQALLKKGADVNAKMTDGTTALMISSNNNHLRVVQSLLFSGVDVNAKMTNGTTALMLAAENGHLMVAQELIANSADINAKRNDGVNALMFASINNYQKIVHVLLAKGADVNAKNVDGMTALTFATENGNLETVQALLAGGGPIQITGRCMIKPPYR; this is encoded by the coding sequence ATGGAACATCGCATAACTGCGTTAATGGTTGCCTCAAGGAATAATCACATAGGGGCAGTTGATTTCTTGCTTTCAGAAGGAGCTAACGTTCACGCCAGAACAACAGATGAAACTACCGCATTGATGATAGCCTCTGAGCATGGCTATCTCGGAATAGTTCAAACATTACTTGCAAACAAAGCAGACCCCAACGCTAAAAGGAACGACGGCGTCACCGCATTAATGATGGCTTCCCGAAATGGTCACCTGGAAGTTGTCCACGCCCTCCTTGCCAAAGGCAATAATGTTAACGCAAAAATGTCGGATGGTATAACTGCGCTGATCCTTGCTGCAGAACGTGGTCATTCGAAAATAGTACAAGCTCTGCTCTCAGCAGGAGCTCAAATTAATGATAAAACATTTGATTGCCGAACCGTGCAATCGTCTTCTAATAATCGATATGTCGTCTCTGATTTATTAGACGCAGCGGAGCATGGCGATGTAGGTAGAATTGCATCCCTGCTAAGTTATGGTATTCCAATAGATTCCACGCAAGACCGCGACTTGACCGCATTGATGATTGCGTCACACAACGGCCATCTTGATGTAGTTAAAGCATTGATCGAAAGAAATGTCAGCATCAACGCAAGGATGTCCGATGGTGCAACGGCATTAATGGCCGCCGCCGCATATGGCTATCTTGAAGTGGTAGAGATGTTGCTTCACCACGGCGCTGATGTAAATATTAAAATGATTGACGGAGAAACCGCATTAATAGTTGCCGCTGAGTATGGTCGTCTCAATACGATACAAGCACTACTTAAGAAAGGCGCTGATGTTAACGCCAAAATGACTGACGGTACGACTGCATTAATGATTTCTTCCAATAATAATCACCTCAGAGTAGTCCAGTCGCTACTTTTCAGTGGGGTCGACGTCAACGCCAAAATGACCAACGGTACGACCGCATTAATGCTGGCCGCTGAGAACGGCCACCTCATGGTTGCGCAGGAGTTAATTGCCAACAGCGCAGACATCAATGCAAAAAGAAATGATGGTGTAAATGCGCTAATGTTTGCCTCAATAAATAATTACCAGAAAATTGTCCATGTGTTGCTTGCTAAGGGTGCTGACGTTAACGCAAAAAATGTAGACGGTATGACTGCGTTGACGTTTGCCACAGAGAATGGAAATCTTGAAACAGTGCAAGCATTACTCGCGGGGGGGGGGCCGATACAAATCACTGGACGATGCATGATAAAACCGCCCTACAGATAG
- a CDS encoding Deoxyguanosinetriphosphate triphosphohydrolase-like protein, which yields MFLAPYASHERHSRGRRHREPPPELRGEYQRDRDRIIHSTSFRRLEYKTQVFINHRGDLYRTRLTHSLEVAQIGRSVARIMGLHEDLSEAIALAHDLGHAPFGHAGQEALNTCLRDYGGFEHNLQSLRVVDELEERYAEFRGLNLTFETREGILKHCNPVNAATIGEVGLRFLVGGQPSLEAQVANLADEIAYNCHDVDDGLRSGLITLDQLRDVPLFQEPYEEVVRLYPDLSERRVIHEVVRRMINRQVVTLVEASLERLKHANPREADEVRQCASPLIRFSPSMVEQNHKLRQFLHAALYGHYRIHRTSVKVGHLIGALFEAFFADPCLLPPQTLAILQEREVESGATGRAQAVADYIAGMTDRYAIVEYQRVLDPSV from the coding sequence ATGTTCCTTGCTCCCTATGCCTCCCATGAACGTCATTCGCGGGGTCGACGCCACCGTGAACCACCTCCTGAACTGCGCGGGGAATACCAGCGTGACCGGGACCGCATCATACATTCCACCTCTTTCCGACGGTTGGAGTACAAAACCCAGGTTTTCATCAACCACCGTGGGGATCTCTATCGTACCCGCCTCACCCACTCCCTCGAAGTGGCTCAGATTGGGCGTAGCGTTGCCCGGATCATGGGTCTTCACGAGGATCTTAGCGAAGCCATCGCCCTGGCCCACGACCTCGGCCACGCCCCCTTCGGCCATGCCGGTCAGGAAGCCCTCAATACATGTCTAAGGGACTACGGAGGATTCGAGCACAACCTCCAATCATTGCGCGTGGTGGATGAGCTAGAGGAGCGCTACGCCGAATTTCGCGGGCTCAATCTTACTTTCGAGACGCGCGAGGGTATCCTCAAACACTGCAATCCCGTCAATGCGGCGACAATTGGCGAGGTTGGCCTCCGCTTTTTGGTGGGCGGACAACCCTCTCTGGAGGCACAAGTAGCGAATTTGGCCGATGAAATCGCTTACAATTGCCACGATGTGGATGACGGCTTACGCTCGGGCTTGATTACGCTCGACCAACTCCGAGACGTACCGCTGTTTCAGGAACCTTACGAAGAGGTGGTGCGTCTTTATCCCGACCTCTCCGAGCGGCGCGTCATTCACGAGGTGGTACGACGGATGATTAATCGTCAGGTGGTGACTCTGGTGGAGGCAAGCTTGGAACGTTTGAAGCATGCCAATCCCCGTGAGGCGGATGAGGTGCGACAGTGTGCCAGTCCTCTTATTCGTTTCTCGCCGTCCATGGTTGAACAGAATCACAAACTCCGCCAATTTTTGCACGCGGCCCTCTATGGCCACTATCGAATCCACCGCACTTCAGTAAAGGTAGGGCATCTGATCGGTGCATTATTTGAGGCTTTCTTCGCCGACCCGTGCCTGCTACCTCCTCAAACCCTAGCAATACTTCAGGAGCGAGAGGTGGAGAGTGGGGCTACGGGTCGAGCACAAGCCGTGGCCGACTATATCGCCGGCATGACCGATCGCTATGCCATCGTCGAATACCAGCGGGTGTTGGACCCCAGTGTCTAG
- a CDS encoding two-component system, HptB-dependent secretion and biofilm response regulator → MKILIVDDHRLNLVTASTYCRTWGHSVVTAMDGAQAVERYQAERPDLILMDVMMPVMDGFEAMARIRQLAEPHWVPIILLTALGEEVDFVRGITSGADDYLTKPVNFTILREKIRVMERIATIQGQLTESLVGLRDYRDKAEEERHLAAHVMDRIVGFGQENDDLVDYRIIPALNFSGDLVACARTPAGDLHVALADATGHGLAAALSVMPTIEVFYGMTEKGFPISRIAIEMNRKIRRLMPRERFVAAVLVSVEFSSNTLSVWNGGCPAALFVNQAGEVLRTFSSVHPPLGILVDTAFSAALEVYQWPVSGQLLMCSDGLLEAEDSQSTPFGMAGLTHILLKTQPHDRLNRIIAALHHHLGEAPQLDDVSLVVLECQDTCPLVAEPHPHSLPVTHDTGQWHLTLRLGHKEVRGIDVLPFLLDWCRQAGLEEHQLSNFFVILAELYNNAVDHGLLGLDSRIKNGTDGFERYINLRTERMAALSEGYITIDLSIVKERFPMLRVRVMDSGPGFNYAAYGHIIDNDHIPFGRGIVLVRHLCRKVEFRGRGNEVVAYYPLTESLLEPTG, encoded by the coding sequence TTGAAGATCCTGATTGTGGATGACCATCGCCTTAACCTAGTCACGGCATCTACCTATTGTCGTACTTGGGGGCACTCGGTAGTCACCGCCATGGACGGGGCACAGGCCGTGGAGCGCTATCAAGCCGAGCGGCCGGATTTGATTCTGATGGATGTCATGATGCCGGTGATGGATGGTTTCGAAGCCATGGCTCGGATTCGCCAATTGGCGGAACCTCACTGGGTTCCGATCATCCTGCTAACCGCCCTGGGCGAAGAAGTCGACTTTGTGCGGGGAATCACCAGCGGTGCAGATGATTACCTGACAAAACCGGTAAATTTCACCATCCTCCGGGAAAAAATCCGGGTGATGGAGCGGATTGCCACTATTCAGGGACAACTTACCGAAAGTCTTGTCGGGCTCAGAGACTATCGGGACAAAGCCGAGGAAGAGCGCCACCTGGCCGCCCATGTGATGGATCGGATCGTGGGTTTCGGGCAGGAGAATGACGATCTTGTGGATTACCGGATCATTCCGGCGCTCAATTTCAGTGGTGACCTCGTCGCCTGTGCCCGTACCCCAGCGGGTGATCTGCATGTAGCCCTTGCTGACGCCACTGGCCATGGATTGGCAGCCGCACTGAGCGTTATGCCGACCATTGAGGTCTTCTATGGCATGACAGAAAAAGGATTTCCCATCTCCCGTATCGCCATCGAGATGAATCGCAAGATTCGCCGTCTCATGCCGCGCGAGCGTTTCGTTGCGGCGGTACTCGTCTCGGTCGAGTTTTCCAGTAATACCCTTAGCGTCTGGAATGGTGGATGCCCCGCTGCCCTATTTGTAAATCAGGCGGGCGAGGTGCTGCGCACCTTTTCTTCGGTACATCCCCCGCTCGGGATCTTGGTCGATACCGCCTTTAGCGCCGCCTTGGAGGTCTATCAGTGGCCGGTTTCCGGCCAACTCCTGATGTGCTCCGATGGTTTGTTGGAGGCCGAAGATTCCCAAAGTACTCCCTTCGGCATGGCGGGACTTACCCACATTCTGCTTAAAACGCAGCCCCACGATCGACTCAATCGCATCATTGCGGCACTTCATCACCATTTGGGTGAAGCGCCTCAGTTGGATGATGTTTCTTTGGTAGTACTGGAATGTCAGGACACCTGCCCGTTGGTGGCAGAGCCTCACCCTCATTCATTGCCAGTTACGCACGACACGGGGCAGTGGCACCTGACTCTGCGATTAGGACATAAGGAAGTGCGCGGGATCGATGTATTGCCATTCTTACTGGATTGGTGTCGTCAGGCAGGGCTGGAAGAACATCAACTCAGTAACTTTTTTGTCATCCTCGCGGAGTTGTACAACAATGCCGTAGATCACGGATTGCTCGGCCTCGATTCTCGAATTAAAAACGGAACCGACGGTTTTGAGCGTTATATCAATCTACGCACCGAACGCATGGCCGCACTCAGCGAGGGCTACATCACCATCGATCTATCCATTGTAAAAGAGCGCTTCCCGATGTTACGAGTGCGGGTAATGGATAGTGGTCCGGGATTTAACTATGCGGCCTATGGACATATCATTGACAACGATCATATTCCCTTCGGGCGGGGCATCGTTCTCGTACGCCATCTGTGTCGAAAGGTGGAGTTTCGAGGGCGAGGAAATGAAGTAGTAGCCTATTATCCGCTAACTGAATCATTACTAGAACCAACTGGCTGA
- a CDS encoding hypothetical protein (Evidence 5 : Unknown function) produces the protein MVTSDATPEFAEPGAQMFANRLRKNLRELGGWAAREGIDCYRLYDADMPEYALAIDIYQGERRWVHCQEYEAPPTIDREKAAARLAQAMTVIPMVLEVPKTQVFLKIRRRQKDRSQYQRQSEEGRFHEVRENGATFLVNFTDHLDTGLFLDHRPTRALVRTLAQGRRFLNLYAYTGTATVQAALGGAISTTSVDLSATYLAWARRNLVRNGFFLPNVAPEKQAKGTGIGANQRHEFITADVLPWLIEAGTTQAQRLPGRQQKPRYGLIFLDPPTFSRSKRMKGVLDIQRDHLTLLLAAARLLEPDGVILFSTHYRRFFLDRAALTTARLVAEDITTQTLPRDFARNAHIHQCWRITML, from the coding sequence ATGGTAACCAGTGACGCGACGCCAGAATTCGCCGAACCAGGCGCACAGATGTTCGCCAACCGTCTACGCAAAAATCTCAGGGAATTGGGGGGGTGGGCGGCCCGCGAGGGTATCGATTGCTATCGGCTGTACGATGCGGATATGCCGGAATATGCCCTTGCCATCGATATCTACCAAGGCGAGCGACGTTGGGTCCATTGTCAGGAATATGAGGCCCCGCCCACGATCGATCGCGAAAAAGCTGCGGCACGACTGGCTCAGGCAATGACGGTGATACCCATGGTGTTGGAGGTGCCAAAGACGCAGGTCTTCCTCAAGATCCGTCGACGCCAGAAGGACCGTAGCCAGTATCAACGACAGAGTGAAGAGGGACGGTTCCATGAGGTCCGCGAGAATGGAGCTACCTTCCTAGTCAATTTTACCGATCACCTGGATACGGGATTATTTTTGGACCATCGCCCGACACGGGCATTGGTTCGAACGTTGGCACAGGGGCGGCGATTTCTTAATCTCTACGCCTATACCGGTACGGCCACGGTACAAGCGGCTCTCGGTGGGGCCATTTCCACTACTAGCGTCGATCTTTCCGCCACCTATCTGGCTTGGGCGCGACGTAATCTCGTGCGTAACGGCTTTTTCCTCCCCAATGTCGCACCGGAAAAGCAGGCTAAAGGCACCGGGATTGGAGCCAATCAACGCCACGAATTCATCACCGCCGACGTTCTCCCCTGGTTAATCGAGGCAGGGACGACGCAGGCTCAGCGATTACCCGGAAGACAACAGAAACCACGCTATGGTCTCATTTTTCTTGACCCCCCGACTTTTTCGCGATCCAAGCGGATGAAGGGGGTCCTCGATATTCAACGTGACCATCTCACGCTCCTCCTAGCAGCGGCAAGGCTCTTGGAACCCGATGGAGTTATTCTATTTTCTACCCATTACCGCCGATTCTTTTTGGACCGGGCCGCCCTAACCACAGCGCGATTGGTGGCGGAAGACATTACCACCCAAACCCTTCCCCGAGATTTTGCACGCAATGCGCATATTCACCAATGCTGGCGCATTACCATGCTTTAA
- a CDS encoding DamX protein yields the protein MAAPAPPRTPALRSEGGGSDPFAPNTHYFFQEISRVQRLDLLYSLLHYDRSVSVLIGPPGAGKTTLLLQLQKRMRRTHPTALLTAYPELEAEPLLDEAQRQFNAALAAGGLEGAMEAVMLVDDADTLADVVLRVLLTPSSGQGSGQIRVLITGTPALEQRIASFSDLDPAARVLELLPFTEEDSARFVRARLEAAGIHSHPLLLPAALKRLHHESGGWPGAIVTRARAALNPVAARPGKTPKAAPPKKIAKPNNRPGVNRFGGLNRLGSMIRKSIRQAIRSYWLWPAMGVVTLAILFGLWPKDVPQVFSPTTVSTLPPPPARETPPTQPQPPTAEKSPSTATIHESPAATSTVEHPGSNPAPATHPPLIGPPRETVVASSLPLTSLATPPPVSTSPAQLSISATATGPTTAAHPAPTPLPAASTTSSPPQPVVATPAPPPSSPTPATSGGLQSEAWLRAQRPNDYTLQLMSGNSEAPLQEFLQRWKITGTMNIARTRRSGHDWFALLYGSYPNSHQAQEAIKQLPHGIGKPWTRTFGSVQQDLQPSNGLGR from the coding sequence ATGGCCGCCCCTGCCCCTCCCCGCACCCCAGCCCTTCGTTCCGAAGGAGGTGGCAGCGACCCTTTTGCTCCAAATACACACTACTTCTTTCAAGAAATTTCTCGCGTCCAGCGATTGGACCTACTCTACAGCTTGCTTCACTACGACCGTTCCGTGTCGGTCCTCATTGGTCCTCCGGGGGCTGGTAAGACCACACTGCTCCTCCAACTCCAAAAGCGGATGAGGCGTACCCACCCTACCGCCCTGCTAACCGCCTATCCAGAATTGGAGGCGGAACCTCTATTGGACGAGGCCCAACGCCAGTTCAACGCTGCTTTGGCTGCGGGAGGACTGGAAGGGGCAATGGAAGCGGTAATGCTGGTCGATGATGCCGACACCCTCGCTGATGTGGTGTTAAGGGTGTTGCTCACCCCATCTTCTGGGCAGGGGAGCGGACAAATTCGAGTGTTAATTACCGGTACCCCAGCGTTGGAACAGCGTATTGCGTCTTTTTCGGACTTAGATCCCGCAGCCAGAGTGCTGGAACTACTGCCGTTTACAGAGGAAGACAGTGCCCGCTTTGTACGTGCTCGCCTGGAAGCAGCGGGTATTCACTCCCACCCGTTACTCCTGCCCGCAGCCCTCAAACGATTACACCACGAGAGTGGCGGCTGGCCGGGGGCGATCGTGACCCGTGCTCGAGCTGCCCTGAACCCTGTTGCAGCTCGACCCGGAAAGACCCCGAAAGCAGCGCCCCCAAAAAAAATCGCCAAACCCAATAACCGTCCAGGAGTTAACCGCTTTGGGGGACTGAATCGCCTGGGAAGTATGATTCGCAAGAGTATTCGCCAAGCGATTCGTTCCTACTGGTTGTGGCCAGCGATGGGGGTGGTAACTCTGGCCATCCTTTTTGGGTTGTGGCCAAAGGATGTCCCGCAGGTTTTTTCACCAACGACGGTATCCACCCTGCCACCACCACCGGCTCGTGAGACTCCGCCAACACAACCACAACCCCCAACGGCAGAAAAATCTCCCAGTACGGCGACGATTCACGAATCTCCTGCAGCAACCTCGACGGTCGAACACCCTGGTTCGAATCCTGCGCCGGCAACGCATCCACCACTCATCGGGCCACCCCGAGAGACCGTCGTTGCATCTTCACTCCCGCTCACATCGTTGGCGACGCCCCCCCCGGTATCGACTTCGCCCGCTCAGCTCTCCATATCCGCCACCGCTACGGGACCCACCACTGCTGCGCATCCTGCACCAACGCCCTTACCTGCCGCATCTACTACGTCCTCACCGCCTCAACCGGTGGTTGCCACGCCAGCTCCACCGCCTTCTAGCCCTACCCCTGCGACCTCTGGAGGTTTGCAATCCGAGGCGTGGTTACGGGCACAACGTCCCAATGACTATACCTTGCAGCTCATGAGTGGAAATTCCGAAGCACCGCTCCAAGAATTTCTACAACGCTGGAAAATTACCGGAACGATGAACATCGCCCGTACCCGGCGCAGTGGACATGACTGGTTCGCGCTGCTCTACGGGTCCTACCCGAATTCACATCAAGCCCAGGAAGCGATCAAACAACTGCCCCACGGTATAGGGAAACCCTGGACACGTACCTTCGGCAGCGTGCAGCAGGACCTCCAGCCTTCCAATGGATTAGGAAGATAA
- the cheB gene encoding protein-glutamate methylesterase/protein glutamine deamidase, translating to MRGLLCLETISKRCSISCQPISMTIKVLVVDDSALIRSVLTEIINREHDMTVVGTAADPLQAREKIKTLEPDVLTLDVEMPRMDGLNFLERLMRLRPMPVVMVSSLTERDSEVTFRALELGAVDVVSKPRMDIRRGMEDYSLEITDKIRAAAIARFRPHLLRTTPKAATAPPTTVATSEPVTTGHSRPMWYSSERIIVIGASTGGTEAIKDVLLGMPPDAPAILITQHMPPGFTRSFAERLDRLCRIRVQEAVNGERALPGHAYIAPGDSHLVVKRSGADYVLGVNQDPPVNRHRPSVDVLFRAAASTVGRNAIGVILTGMGKDGAAGMFELKQSGAYTLGQDEATCIVYGMPREAFMMGAVDEQAPLSEISGKILSYLTRSGGRQLRI from the coding sequence ATGCGGGGGTTGTTATGCCTAGAAACCATATCAAAACGTTGCAGTATTTCATGTCAGCCCATATCTATGACAATTAAGGTCCTGGTGGTCGACGATTCAGCTCTCATCCGTAGCGTGCTCACGGAGATCATCAACCGAGAGCACGACATGACGGTGGTTGGCACTGCGGCCGACCCCTTGCAGGCGCGTGAGAAGATCAAGACACTAGAGCCAGATGTTCTCACCCTGGACGTAGAAATGCCGCGTATGGATGGGTTGAATTTTCTGGAGCGGCTGATGCGGTTGCGGCCCATGCCGGTGGTGATGGTCTCTTCCCTTACCGAGCGTGACTCAGAAGTTACTTTCCGTGCCTTGGAGTTGGGAGCCGTGGACGTAGTATCCAAACCACGCATGGACATTCGCCGGGGGATGGAAGACTACTCCCTTGAGATCACCGACAAGATCCGTGCGGCTGCGATCGCCCGCTTTCGGCCACACCTGTTGCGCACGACTCCGAAGGCTGCTACTGCACCGCCAACTACCGTCGCAACTTCAGAACCTGTTACCACAGGGCATTCCAGGCCGATGTGGTATAGTTCCGAGCGCATTATTGTGATCGGGGCATCGACGGGTGGTACTGAGGCAATCAAGGATGTACTGTTAGGGATGCCGCCTGATGCTCCCGCCATCCTGATTACCCAACACATGCCTCCCGGTTTTACGCGATCTTTTGCCGAACGCCTCGACCGCTTGTGTCGTATCCGCGTTCAGGAAGCGGTCAACGGCGAGCGGGCGCTGCCAGGACATGCCTATATCGCCCCCGGAGATTCCCATCTTGTGGTCAAGCGTTCCGGGGCGGATTATGTCCTAGGGGTAAACCAGGATCCTCCGGTCAATCGCCATCGTCCCTCGGTAGATGTGCTCTTCCGTGCCGCAGCGAGTACGGTAGGGCGCAACGCCATCGGGGTGATCCTCACCGGAATGGGTAAGGACGGAGCCGCTGGGATGTTCGAACTTAAACAAAGCGGTGCCTATACCCTGGGCCAAGACGAGGCTACCTGTATTGTCTACGGTATGCCCCGTGAGGCGTTTATGATGGGGGCAGTGGACGAACAGGCTCCATTATCAGAGATCTCTGGTAAGATATTAAGTTATCTAACCCGCAGTGGTGGTCGACAGCTTCGAATATAA
- a CDS encoding GGDEF domain-containing protein produces the protein MNTLLDLAGGIAQESPSAAIFFPSIAHQEPPPAALVFPPTEDDGPATSLPALRLVGVLQTSLELEQILRLFSAELAPLVNHEGLTFFPPTKGGHLALGQRAHYSVSYCLTLYGHSLGTLLVYRDRRFTKNEVKTLEDLMRGLVYPLRNALLYQEALAAALRDPLTGIGNRAALDQALDREVKLARRSGASLSLLILDVDHFKRVNDTYGHAAGDCVLRTLAHCVTTCVRTTDLVARFGGEELAVLLNNTDAHGAYLLAERIRVAIEATQIQHNNQTIQVTVSIGVSDLHPKDDERNLFCRADAALYRAKETGRNRVRYGSISGETMTMDLVIGETRGNA, from the coding sequence ATGAACACGTTGCTTGATTTAGCGGGAGGGATTGCTCAGGAATCACCTTCCGCCGCCATTTTTTTTCCATCCATCGCTCACCAGGAACCACCTCCTGCCGCTCTCGTCTTTCCACCTACCGAGGATGACGGCCCGGCAACGAGTCTTCCTGCTCTACGCTTGGTGGGAGTTCTCCAGACTAGCCTGGAGCTGGAACAGATACTCCGTCTGTTTTCAGCGGAACTTGCCCCCCTGGTGAATCATGAAGGGCTGACCTTCTTTCCGCCCACCAAGGGCGGACATTTGGCCTTAGGACAACGCGCCCATTACAGCGTGAGCTACTGCCTTACCCTCTACGGTCATTCCCTTGGGACTTTGCTGGTGTATCGGGATCGACGCTTTACCAAAAACGAGGTAAAAACCCTTGAGGATTTGATGAGGGGGTTGGTCTATCCCCTGCGCAACGCCCTTCTTTACCAGGAGGCATTGGCGGCAGCCCTTCGTGACCCGCTCACCGGAATCGGTAATCGGGCAGCCTTGGATCAGGCATTGGATCGGGAGGTGAAATTAGCCCGACGCAGTGGCGCATCATTGTCCCTGCTGATCTTGGACGTAGATCACTTTAAGCGGGTAAACGATACCTATGGTCACGCTGCGGGTGACTGCGTACTGCGCACACTGGCCCATTGCGTTACGACCTGCGTTCGCACCACCGACCTTGTGGCTCGTTTCGGTGGTGAAGAGTTGGCCGTGTTGCTTAATAATACTGATGCACATGGAGCCTATCTTCTTGCCGAACGTATTCGTGTTGCGATAGAGGCTACGCAAATTCAACACAACAATCAGACAATCCAAGTGACCGTAAGTATCGGGGTATCCGATCTTCACCCCAAAGACGATGAGCGCAATCTCTTCTGCCGCGCCGATGCAGCCCTCTACCGAGCAAAAGAGACCGGACGTAACCGCGTTCGCTACGGCAGCATTTCGGGCGAGACTATGACCATGGACTTGGTTATAGGTGAAACTAGAGGAAATGCCTGA
- a CDS encoding STAS-domain containing protein PA14_20770, producing the protein MPMQISTSDTDQKATIKLEGRFDFNASREFRDSYENVLSRSTIKSIDVDLSDVNYLDSSALGMLLLLREKAEPTGIKLSLVNSRGAVRQILEVANFHKLFTLR; encoded by the coding sequence ATGCCCATGCAGATCAGTACCAGTGACACTGACCAGAAAGCAACTATCAAGCTTGAGGGTCGTTTTGATTTTAATGCCAGTCGTGAATTCCGGGACAGTTATGAAAATGTCCTGAGCCGTAGCACGATAAAGTCTATCGATGTAGATCTCTCCGACGTGAATTATCTGGATAGTTCCGCGCTAGGGATGCTGCTGTTGCTTCGGGAAAAGGCCGAACCCACCGGCATCAAACTTAGTCTGGTGAATAGTCGTGGCGCAGTGCGTCAGATTCTTGAGGTTGCCAATTTCCACAAACTGTTCACGTTGCGCTAA
- a CDS encoding WGR domain-containing protein, whose protein sequence is MRIYLQTPFTSERPPRFCMLSLQQDLLEGWTLIRETGYQGSSGQVKRENFGNQEAAEHALEIARDAQIKRGYRVMFASGRPPP, encoded by the coding sequence ATGCGCATCTACCTGCAAACCCCTTTTACCTCTGAGCGCCCCCCGCGCTTTTGTATGCTCTCCCTGCAACAGGATTTGCTGGAGGGTTGGACCCTGATCCGAGAGACCGGTTACCAGGGTTCCTCAGGCCAGGTCAAACGCGAGAATTTTGGCAACCAAGAGGCCGCCGAACATGCCTTGGAAATCGCCCGAGATGCTCAGATCAAACGTGGCTATCGCGTAATGTTTGCCAGTGGCCGCCCTCCGCCCTAA